From a single Nicotiana tomentosiformis chromosome 2, ASM39032v3, whole genome shotgun sequence genomic region:
- the LOC108946135 gene encoding uncharacterized protein, which translates to MINKFLGILSQIQLNFPLVDVLREIPKYAKYIKDIVANKRRLTEFEIVALTKECISRIQRKLPQRLKDPGSFTIPIRIGEVDVGRALCDLGDSINLMPLSVFGQLGFGSLRSTTVILQLADRSIVYPEWEIEDVLLQIWKFILPVDFIILDNEVDEQVSIILGRPPLATTDDVIKLHEGKMILRVDNVEAFFMYTSINLDDEVKKMVHHLDACAYIKRLIDFEPLDRPIGPSPKSSIDNAPKLELKSLTSHIHYAYLGVDETLHIVVSSDLSVLLEEKLLRVLREHKRAIEWTTADIHDVRFAGHDYYCFLDGYFGYNLISIAPKDQEKTTFTCPYGIYAFKRMPFGLCNAPATFQRCMMAMFTNMVEKFVEVFIDDFSVFGPTFDECLTNLSKVFARYEETNLVLNREKCHFMVREGIVLRYKVSKYRLEVDKAKVDAIEKFPPPISVKVVRIFLGHAGFYRRLIKYFSESFAPLCRLLEKDAPLKLDKHCLKPYEELKMRLEFDMEIKDRKGTENQVADHLSRMETRAHVEEGGEIQESFPDEKLLATTIGTNPWYAAYVNFIISGVTLSELSMDGKKKFMHDMRLYIWDEPFLFK; encoded by the exons ATGATCAACAAATTTCTTGGTATATTGAGCCAAATTCAATTGAATTTTCCATTGGTGGATGTGCTACGTGAAATCccaaaatatgctaagtacataaaagatattgTGGCTAACAAAAGGAGGTTGACAGAGTTTGAGATAGTGGCACTTACTAAAGAGTGCATCTCGAGAATTCAAAGAAAACTGCCGCAAAGGTTGAAGGATCCGGGGAGCTTCACCATACCTATTCGAATTGGTGAGGTAGATGTGGGACGAgcactttgtgatttgggggatAGCATAAATTTGATGCCCCTATCAGTTTTCGGTCAATTGGGGTTTGGATCCCTAAGGTCAACCACGGTCATATTGCAGCTTGCTGATAGATCTATTGTCTATCCCGAGTGGGAGATAGAAGATGTGCTACtacaaatttggaaatttattctGCCAGTAGATTTCATTATACTGGACAATGAAGTTGATGAACAAGTCTCCATCATCTTGGGACGACCTCCCTTAGCCACCACTGATGATGTTATAAAACTTCATGAAGGAAAAATGATCCTCCGGGTTGATAATGTGGAAGCATTCTTTATGTATACAAG TATTAACTTGGATGATGAGGTGAAGAAGATGGTGCATCATCTAGATGCATGTGCTTACATCAAAAGACTAATCGATTTCGAGCCTCTAGATAGACCAATTGGGCCATCCCCCAAGTCGTCTATCGATAATGCTCCTAAATTGGAACTCAAGTCCTTAACCTCCCATATTCATTATGCCTATTTAGGTGTTGATGAAACTTTACATATTGTTGTATCTTCTGACTTATCTGTTTTGCTGGAAGAAAAGCTTCTTCGCGTGCTTAGAGAGCACAAACGGGCGATTGAATGGACCACGGCTGACATTCATG ATGTTAGATTCGCCGGACATGATTATTATTGTTTTCTTGATGGATATTTCGGCTATAACTTGATCTCAATTGCACCaaaggaccaagagaagactaccTTCACTTGTCCTTATGGCATTTATGCTTTTAAgcgaatgccatttgggttatgcaatgcacctgcgacttttcaaaggtgcatgatggcaaTGTTCACTAATATGGTAGAAAAATTTGTTGAAGTATTTATAGATGATTTTTCAGTCTTTGGACCAACTTTTGATGAATGCTTAACGAATTTGAGTAAAGTGTTTGCCAGGTatgaagagacaaacttggtgTTGAACAgggagaagtgtcattttatGGTACGAGAAGGAATTGTACTCAGGTACAAGGTGTCCAAATATAGGTTGGAGGTGGATAAGGCAAAAGTGGATGCAATTGAAAAATTTCCACCTCCAATCTCTGTCAAAGTAGTCAGAATCTTTTTGGGACATGCAGGTTTCTATCGTAGACTCATTAAATATTTCTCTGAGAGTTTTGCTCCCTTGTGCAGGTTGCTCGAGAAGGATGCGCCTTTAAAGTTAGATAAACACTGCTTGAAGCCGTATGAGGAGTTGAAAAtgagattg GAATTTGACATGGAAATcaaagatcgaaaagggacagaaaatcaggTGGCGGACCATTTGTCGCGCATGGAAACTCGCGCACATGTTGAGGAAGGGGGAGAAATTCAGGAAAGCTTTCCTGATGAGAAATTGCTAGCCACCACTATTGGCACAAACCCATGGTATGCTGCCTATGTAAACTTCATTATAAGTGGGGTGACTCTGTCAGAGTTATCTATGGATGGTAAGAAGAAATTCATGCATGATATGAGGCTTTATATATGGGATGAGCCATTTTTGTTTAAGTAG